The following nucleotide sequence is from Paracholeplasma morum.
CGCTTTTTTCTTTTTTGTTGGATTTAACATCAGAGTCTTCAGCCTGCATTTTGTCAGTTTGCTTTTTGCCTGACTTTTTATTACGTTTCATATCCAATTCTGATTCCTCATTCGCAGCTCTTAGTTTTTTAGCTTCTAAGTGAAGCTCTTTTATCTGAGCAATTTGTTCTTCGATGACTTTTGTATATTTTTTATTTTGATACATAAACTGTGCGTCTTCGACAACCTGTCTATTGTCTTCAATGATTTCTTCAGACTTCTTTAGATTAGCTTTCTTCTGATACCAAACCACACTATATAGAGCTGATACTAATAGAAAGAAAATTAATGATATACCGAATGCTAAAACTATAAACGGTAGTATTTTATCTAATACTCTTAGCGTATTTTCTAATAATTGATTACCCATTTTTAACCCTCTCTTTAATTAGATTTTTTGGATGATACATCTTAACATGATCATATACGTCATTCATTGCCATGGTTTCAAAGTAATCGAAGTCAGCCCATTCGTTCTTAATGTAAAATGACTTAACTGGCTTAACACTTTTTTCCCCATTTGCGTCTATTGAGTATTGGTCTATAAAGAATCCTTTGATTTTAAATCGGTATGCTCCAGTTTCAACTAACCAATCTGGATAATCGAATCCGATGTCAACTCTTGGTTGTGTCAGCGACTGAGCTAAGTGCATTAACTGGATATCTACTTTGCCCATTTGAGTCGAAAAATAAATATGCTTGATGTATTTTCTAACAAGTACTGCATAATTCATAAAAGGCATGAACTTGTCATTATATTCTGTAGATCCATTTTCTCTATAGTTTAATATTCTATGACCTTCATCAACAATCAAAGAAGCAGCAATTTTATGATTAGGTTGTTCAATCATTCTTCGATCTCTCCAAAAGTCAGTAAAGTTATACAGATAATGATATTTATAGTAATAACTATTATCTTCTGATAGTCTAGCTTTTTCAAAATCAGAATTGATTAAACTAGGTTTGCCTGTTTTCAATCTAAATCGTTCGGCTAACATAAACTGTAGACTTGATTTCCCACATCCAGGTGGCCCAACAATGATATGTACTCCCGGTAGATCATAAATTAACCTATCATCCTTTTTACGTTTAGATATTAGAAATCCAATAATCCAAATAAAATGCCAGGGAAAAGTAAGGTATCGGACCTTTTTGTAAAATGGATTATCTACTATTCTTTTCTCTTTATCGAGCTTATACCAAATCTTATCCGAAATAAATGAGAAGATAGTCAACACAAGGTCAACTATCTTTCTATAAAATATCTCTGTTTTCTCGAAAAGAGAATTAATTTTTCTAGCTGCATCCTCGAGTATTTGTTCTAACTTTTCTGCTTTAGATTGTTGCATTAAATTACCCCATACCCTTTCAAAATCAGTAATCCTAATAATAATAATCCTATCCATAAGAGCATACCTTTTGGATCTGTTACTATTAATTTCAAGCTATTCCAGATGCTGCTCACGATAACATAGATTGGCTTAACAAGAAACGTTGCTATAATTAAAACTGCAAACAAAATAGCTTTGGAAGGATTTTCTATAATAAACATAAAGCCCTTCCAAAGAAGTTCCGTAATTGAAGTCATAAAATCTACCTAAATCTTATATAAATAAAGAT
It contains:
- a CDS encoding ATP-binding protein translates to MQQSKAEKLEQILEDAARKINSLFEKTEIFYRKIVDLVLTIFSFISDKIWYKLDKEKRIVDNPFYKKVRYLTFPWHFIWIIGFLISKRKKDDRLIYDLPGVHIIVGPPGCGKSSLQFMLAERFRLKTGKPSLINSDFEKARLSEDNSYYYKYHYLYNFTDFWRDRRMIEQPNHKIAASLIVDEGHRILNYRENGSTEYNDKFMPFMNYAVLVRKYIKHIYFSTQMGKVDIQLMHLAQSLTQPRVDIGFDYPDWLVETGAYRFKIKGFFIDQYSIDANGEKSVKPVKSFYIKNEWADFDYFETMAMNDVYDHVKMYHPKNLIKERVKNG